The Magnolia sinica isolate HGM2019 chromosome 11, MsV1, whole genome shotgun sequence DNA window AGAAAGACGTAGGCAAAGGCTCCTTCCTGGCTTTTCTTCTCGCCCGACAAAGAGTAACAAAGAGGAATGATAAAAGAATCAAACCTATAACCACACCAACCACAGAGAATATTACTATTAGAGTAATCGACCTTCCATGTTTCTGCGAAGCTTTCTTTGGGCATGCAGGCAGCTGTAATTGTGGGATACCTCCACAAAGCATCTTGTTTCCAAGGACTGAAAATGCACTCATATTTTTGAAAATCCCTTGATGGGGGACTTCGCCATCGAGATCATTGTATGACAAATCCAAGAGCTCCAACACTGGAAGTTTCTCCAGATCTACTGGAATATGCCCGGACAAATTATTATGAGAAAGATCTAGCCATGTAAGATCTTTTGAGTTGTTCAAACCCATAGGAATGGCTCCTTGAAACAAGTTATTACTTAAATTAAGGTCTACCAGGCTCAGAATATTGTGCAGCGAACTAGGAATTTCACCCATCAATTTGTTGTGAGCAGCCTTGAAATATTGAAGTTGATACAGGTTACCATCTTCCAACAGTAGAGATCCGACAAAAGAATTCTCAATTAGATTAACTCTAACCAGAGAAGGAATACTTAAAATTTCTTTGGGAATGGTACCATTAAGTTCATTTTTACCTAGGGATAAGAATTGAAGATGACGACATTTTCCAAGACTTGAAGGGATATTTCCCTGCAAACGATTGTCAAATAAAAGGAGTCGAACCAAGCGACTGATGTTGCCAATGGAGGAAGGGATTGGTCCCGAAAGCCTGTTCCGTTGCAAAAACAAGCCTTCCAAATTTTGAAGCTTCCCAACACTAAAAGGAATGGTACCCATTAAAGAGGTCGCAAATATAGTTAACCTATTTAAGTTGACGAGATTGCTAATATCTGTCGGGATAATTCCAGATATAGGGTTTTCTGCTAACTCTAGATCGATTAAGTGGGTAGAGAGATTGACGATGGTGGCAGGCAGTTTTCCTCTCAGCTGATTTGCATTCAGTATTAATCCTTTCAAATTGCTACAATTTGTCAAAGAAGTGATGAAACCCAAATCATCGTCTCCTTCTCCACTTCCAAGCTGATTTTCTGGTAAATTTAGGAAAGAAAGTTCCTGTAGTCTTCCCAAATTTTCAGGCACGGGTCCGCTAAAATAATTAGAATAAAAATCAATCTCAATGAGTCCTGATGCATTGGCTAATGAAACTGGTATTGGTCCTGTAAAGGCATTAACTCCAAGTAAAATAATTTTGAGATTAGGAAGGGTGAGACCTAAATTGGGTGGAAGGTTTCCGTGAAGTTTGTTAACTGCCACAGAGATATGATCCATAGATGAGAGGTTGTAAAGCAATGGTGGAATCAGACCGGACAATTTATTGAAAGAGATTTGAAGAGATTTTAGCTTCACTAGCCATCCTAGCTCATCTGGGATGCTTCCTTCCAAACTGTTCTGAAATAGAAAAAGAGAAACAAGAGACGAGAGATTCCCGAGTGATGGTGGGATGTTGCCGATAAGATTATTACGGCCAAGATTCAACCTCGTAAGCTTTGACAAATAGCTGAGAACGACGGGAATTCTCCCTTGGAGCTTATTTTGATATAAACTGAGGGATCTGAGTTCTGAACAGTTGAATAGGTCGTTGGGGATTTCTCCTTGTAGCCCGTTATAGCTCAGATCGAGATCTTGAAGCCGGAAGAGCTTGCCGATTTCACGTGGGATTTCTCCTTGGAAGCTGTTGGTTGAGAGGTTGATAGTCCTGAGGAAGGTGAGGTTTGATATGTGAggtgatatgggccccaccaatccaTGGGACCCAAGATTTAAGGCGGTGACCCTTTGAGGATGGCGGCGACCGCATGTGACTCCTTTCCAGTTGCAGAAATGGAAGGAAGAATTCCATGAGCTGAGGAACTGGAGAGGATCGTTGGATATCAAATCCTTGAATGAAATCAACGCCAGTCGGTCCGTCTCGTTTCTTAAGGCGGGGGACCCAATTCCTTTGCAGTTGATATATGGGAGAAGGAAGGGAAGGAGGaataatgaccaaaatgcccttggaCGTAGAAATCCAAGCACCATCTTTCTTATCATTTGGAAGgctaaagaagaggaaaaaaaaaaaaaaaaccaaggaaACCAGAAAAAGGCCGGTGGGATCTGGTTGGAGATGGGGTTATAACCTTTCAACATTTATAAGAGATTTTTACCTTCAAAATTCCTGAAGGCGTGTTTGGCACGCAGAACTTGAACATATTGATCAATCACGTGATTGAATTAATTCATATACTTTGTGGGCCTTCTCCTCTCAGCATGATTTCTCATGTATTTAGAAATCTGCGTCATttgtgggcccacgttgatgcatgtgttatcgacaccatccatccacaAGCGCCCTTTAAATGTGTCACTAGTCCTGCACACGAATACATACAGGTGGTGAGATtcctaaactatgtgaaatttgGTTCGCTGATTATAATTCCAATGTCCACCAAACAAGAGTAACGTAatatgatttctttttttttttcaacgggAGAATTCAATATCAAAAATAGGATTTGATGATCAAAATATCCTGTACGTTTAGGCAAGTACTATAGGGGTAATCCTTGTATAATAACATTTAATGTAATGCAATAACATATACCAACAACCCATCAAGGAATTGGATTTTACCAAATGGTGACTCCACTAACCAAGTGGCGCTTTTTAAGAGGACAAATTACATTATTATCACTTTTTTCTCGGCAAGAAACCGATTGATAGAAAGTTGTGGGGCCATGTGGTATATATCTTATCTAGCCCATACTTAAGATGCACGCCAACATTATTTTTAGATAAATCAAAAATAGTGAATGCAATCACAAGAGATAGGTAAAAAGATTTATATGATTTAGTAATATGCCTATATCAATAGTGTAGCAACATATATATTTCTGATTTACTAAAATAAGAGGTACAACAAATTATGTCTTAACATTCAAAAATTCTGAGAAGAAACTTTCAGGCTATGTGCAATGCGGATTATGATAGGAATGTAGATAACAAAATGTCAACTTTTGATTACTTGTTTGTATTAGTGGGTTGAACTATtaattggatgtcgaagctttagccTATGGTTGCACTTTTcacaactgaagctgaatatatgatGGTGATAAAAGCATTCAATGAAGCTAATTGGTTGAAGGGGATGATGAATGAGTTGAGATTTGTAGGAAGCCGTGCCTATGCATTGTGATAACGAAAGCGCTATCAATTTGACAAAGAACTCGGTGTATTATtcttataataaatacattaatttttatcatcattttatccaCCAAATGTTAAAAGAAGGCGGTGTTATTCTTAAGAAGATCCACACTAGTGAGAATCTGATAGACATGCTTACAAATGTTGTTTTTACggagaagtttaagttttactTAACTTTTTTGGGCTTGGCAAAGAAGTGATGAAGACGGAGTTTGCATGAGAAGCAATGATAATAGAGTTACTATTGAAGATTAGAGATAGCTTGAAGTAGTGGAGCTGGAAGTTGAAGTTACGGTGGAGATTGTTAATCAAGTGGCTTCAATATGTTGCTAGAACAGAGTTTCGATTCGATCAATTGGGTATCAATTCGATCGAAATATTCCCGAAAATTCATGTTTGCTTACTGAAtgttttgggacattgttgaTTCAATTGACAGAGGTGTCAATTCGATCAATGTTTTGTCGAGACCTGTCGATTTGATCCATAATGCACGCAAGTTTGCATTAGTGCGATTCCTGTCAATTTGATTGACAGTGTGCACAAGTTTGCTTAAGTGCGAATTTTGTTTCTGACTAAATACGAAAGTGTATAAATACTCTTTGTAATCATAGTTAGGAGATGAAAGAGCTTAGCACAGAAAATGAATTTTGAAAGGGACCTAAACTTTGCCATTTATAAATTATCCAATCTCTTGAAATTCTTCTTACATGGAGGATTAATAGTTGCTTTGTATTCTAAATTTTTTTCAGAAAAAGTTTTcctaaaatatttatattttgtggttgcttgctctttttttttttaattatatgtttaattcattttaagatTACTTTGTGTATATTAAGAGATGCAGGAGCCCAACATTCTTGCTGATAGGTTGAATCATTGCCTCCCAGTCATGTTGTGACCTGCCTGGTGTGAACGGCTTGCTTTTAAAAGTATTCTTTTCAATGCTATGAAATCGTTTACAGATCTTAGACAGTGACAGTTACattaatccattgatctagatttTTCATTTGGTCCAATGCACGTTTCATGGTCAAGTCTCCACTGTCTAATGTATgaaatttatccacaccgttcatccattttttcatattattctaaaatatcatcccaaaaatagagaaggttcaaatctcaaatgggccacacggtgaggattaaattcctaccattgaaaaattattaaggaccacggaagttttggatcaatacgatatttgttttaacttcaggtgtatatgaccatataaggggttggatgaaaaataaatgacaCAGTGagccctaataaggtttcaacggtggtctcCTTAGCACGGCTTCTTCTTATGCTGTGGTGCACTTGGCCTTGGTTCTATCTTATTTTTCCTCCGGTAcgttaaaatgatacgaaaaaaagggatggacggtgtggggtaAAAGTAATACATCACGGTGTACCCTCAGTGGCCCTCCGAGCCtacgcccgtccctagctccgaacatgccgggtagtacctaatccgcgcgccTCGTCGAGAAAACTGGTTGATCTGATCTCTTATTGGCTGTCCGTACGTGTGCATTGAATTTGTGCGTTCTTCCACTCCTCTCAACCATTCATTTGCCTTGTATATGTATACTCACACGTTAATTAGATCAGCCTGATCTTTTAGGAAAAACGTGACTGGGTGGAACTCATCCGATGGGTCTTCCTATCATGCACACGTGTTCTCTTCACCATGTGTTATGCTTGTGGGGTCAACAGTGATATTTGTtaaaatccacactgttcatcggTTTTGCCACGTGacctaaaatgaagtagatccaaaactcaagtgagccaccgTAAGAAAATAGTTTTTTACTACTATATGCCTTATATGCCTTAGTGTTAAGCCACCTACCACACTCTGCCATTCCAAACTTACCCTACCAAATCATGACCCTTGTGTACGGACCATTTTTTatcggaccaaaatgcccttactTTATAAGGGGTATTCCTTTCACTCACGTACACCCAAAACACCCGCCGAACTCAGCGTAAACTTTCGTTCTTTTTTTTATTTCACCCTTGTTTTCTTGAAATCTCGGTTGAATCTCCATGTACAATCATTGTATTTTCATTGTACATCTCCGATATTCCGTCCAAAACATCTCCAATATTTCGTCCCATTTTGGGTTACATTCGTTTCCTTAAACTGGATGCATCGATGAATGTGACATCAGATTGCACTGATACAACAGTTGTTGGAGATAAAGATGTTTTGTATctgtaccatccatccatttggagagattgtgCAACCCAATATTACAATGAAAATGACTAAACCTATTATATAATTGAACGAGCTTAGC harbors:
- the LOC131219292 gene encoding probable LRR receptor-like serine/threonine-protein kinase At3g47570, encoding MLKGYNPISNQIPPAFFWFPWFFFFFSSSLAFQMIRKMVLGFLRPRAFWSLFLLPFLLPYINCKGIGSPALRNETDRLALISFKDLISNDPLQFLSSWNSSFHFCNWKGVTCGRRHPQRVTALNLGSHGLVGPISPHISNLTFLRTINLSTNSFQGEIPREIGKLFRLQDLDLSYNGLQGEIPNDLFNCSELRSLSLYQNKLQGRIPVVLSYLSKLTRLNLGRNNLIGNIPPSLGNLSSLVSLFLFQNSLEGSIPDELGWLVKLKSLQISFNKLSGLIPPLLYNLSSMDHISVAVNKLHGNLPPNLGLTLPNLKIILLGVNAFTGPIPVSLANASGLIEIDFYSNYFSGPVPENLGRLQELSFLNLPENQLGSGEGDDDLGFITSLTNCSNLKGLILNANQLRGKLPATIVNLSTHLIDLELAENPISGIIPTDISNLVNLNRLTIFATSLMGTIPFSVGKLQNLEGLFLQRNRLSGPIPSSIGNISRLVRLLLFDNRLQGNIPSSLGKCRHLQFLSLGKNELNGTIPKEILSIPSLVRVNLIENSFVGSLLLEDGNLYQLQYFKAAHNKLMGEIPSSLHNILSLVDLNLSNNLFQGAIPMGLNNSKDLTWLDLSHNNLSGHIPVDLEKLPVLELLDLSYNDLDGEVPHQGIFKNMSAFSVLGNKMLCGGIPQLQLPACPKKASQKHGRSITLIVIFSVVGVVIGLILLSFLFVTLCRARRKARKEPLPTSFLEGRLLNVSYGDLFKATGGFSSDNLIGMGSYGSVYKGILDRDETLIAVKVLNLQQRAASRSFLAECEALRNIRHRNLVKIITACSSIDFQGNDFKALVFEYMPNGNLEKWLHPNVHGLHESRSLNFIQRLDIAIDVASALEYLHHHCSTPIVHRDLKPSNVLLDDDMCAHVGDFGLARFLSIAASNTSQDQTSSTGIKGSIGYIPPEYGMGRKASTHGDVYSYGILLLEMFTGKRPTDNMFKDGLSLHQFGEMALPDQVMDIVDPRLLSEEVQDLNNGEQHRIARSKMQECLASVVKIGVACSREFSNERMEMRDIAGKIHAMRDLYLGVGIHRDQQNGAQLLGQGPSYLSHY